The DNA region ACTTAAATACTGTTGGTGGTTGTGTTTGATGGTCCAGTAGACTCACACTCTGTTCTGTTGAGTGTTTTGGAAATTCAGACAACCTGTCTCGGTGTCTGTCAGGCATTGAGTCTCTCTGAGCGAGACCTCAGGTTTCAGGATCAGTCTGGATTATACTGTGCGATCTCATTTCAGAGCCACTGGCAGTGCATTATTCATCTGCTGCTATTCCTGGTATACTCATTGATAGAGAAGCCGCGGCTGAAAACTATGAGACTGTGGTCAAACACTTTACGCTGTGTAGATGTATGAATGGGAAACAATATTGTGTTGGTTGTAATGGATAAGACTACCAAATACAATCTAGTCTGCAAGTATAATCAGTGTTAAAACAGGACGGCCAAAAGCTGATCTCGTGAGAGGAACTCAAGAAAGCAGATGGAGTGAGTTAACAGTGGAAGGGTGGAGGTGAAACATCAGGCTTCAGCCTCTGTGCTAACTGGCTTAGCAGTCAGATCCTATTAGCCCAGCAGAGATACACAAAGCTCTAAAAGCAGGAAACTCTTGGAAAGATGGAATGGAATGGTGAACGGGTACGCTAAGCCGTCCCAGCAGCACAAAAGTTTCAAATCTGAAAGACCTTCAGTAAATCCACCCTTCACTAAGCCCCTTAGTTACTGTTGCAATGCCTGTCAAGTTGTGCACTTTAGCACGGcacatattcagtttactgtgagAATCATTTACCTTTGAAATGCGAATAATTTTTGAGACAGTGGGTTCCTGATTTGAGACAGAGACAATCAAAAGCAGCTCCTCAATCCTAGTTGCTAGACACTGACTTTGTCCgctgaacaacaacagctgGCAGATTCTGTTAGCCGGAGCTAGTGACCTGATTCTGTGAGTTGGATGAAAATATACtctttggcttattttcagtgtttcatccTGACTTGTTTTAAAGCTAGAAGTTTGTACAAGTGTCAAAGATACACACAACGGCTGCAAACATGATATCATGCTAAAAGACTGAAGCTGAAGCTAATAGGTCCCAGGTAAAAAGTCAGCATCCTCACCAGCTCATGATTTATGCAGAGGACATGGATATAAAGGAGCAGTAATAAAGCAATAACCTATCATATGCTTTGCTTTCTAGCCGTGTTGCTGTGTTAtttagctagttagctaatgCTATGGTAGCTGTGCCTTGCAGTACACACAGGGATGATTTAGGGCAGTGACATGGAATGTTAAAATGAGGCTCAGACATTGATGAAaggcacagattttttttgaccaaatacacACTTTAGATAAAGTTCAGTTGAGGTGCTTTTTGGCTGGAAGCAGACACACAATTTCATGGCCAAGTAACCATGTAACACTTCAACAGCAACTCGGCGATAATGTCAAGTTCATGCTCATGCAtatagtgtgaacacagcataagaAATAACAGTGACATTATGCTTTAAGttctaaacaaaaatgtaaagttaaatGATAGTTTTTCTTTGGCTTGCATGCACTTGTGCGAACAGAACACCTTGtagtgtttgtttctttgcaaaTGTCAGAAATCAGCGATTGACCAGTGAAGCATGGGTCTATTAAACACGCAGCAAGATTGAgggaaatgtaaaaagaaagagTTTGTCATAGTTTTTTTCACCATCTCATCCATGTTATTTAGAGAATAAGCATTAGCGTGCTCACCGTCAGACAAAGCTGAGTAACAGGGACAGGAAagagtcttttttaaatttcctatAAAACAAAGATTGAGCGTCCTTCATTTGATCCAACCTCAGACACAATGCCAGTTGCTCATACTCAACATCTTTATTGCCAAACCACTGAAGCATAATGACTGAGAAGATGCACCAAAGAAATGATAaactaaacaagacaaaataacaacaaaactaaaaaaattagGTGAATATGAATAACTGCAGTTTTCTCTGGATGTTCAGGTGTTGTTGTGCATTGTTTCTTTGTgaagcacatgcacacagttttGCAGCTTTGCATTGGGATCTGGGTTCAGACCAGGACTGGATGCATAACTCTGTGTAGATTCATGATTTAAACTGGGTGTACGAACAGAGTCAGAAATGTGCATATGCATTCTTTTCATTGGATTTATAAAGCCGTGCTTACGCCTGATTTCGGTTTTTATAAATCTCAGTCATTGTGGCGCTGGGTGCAAGAGCCTTATTTCAACACCCACAGTTCAACATAAATGGATGTAGAAATGCGCATAAACGTGTGTTTACATTCATTACAGCTACAAGTCAGAAATACAGTAAAGACGGTGCAATTTCATTGACTGACACATCGGTAAGGGTTCTCCAGTGGTGCCTGGACGGCTGTAACTATGGACGGCTGTGGATATTTGTAGCATATTTATCACTAATTCATCACGCGTCTGTGAACTATCATCGTGGTAATATAAAGATCATAAGGATTattaaacatcagaaaaatgaTCAGTGATTCGTTCATGGCTCATGTTGAAACAGACTTCATAAGATTCTTGACAGTATTGTATTAATGGTCTGTAACAGGGAGAGAagtgtaaacaaaaatgaaatgtaccactctgaaaatatttcacattaactTTATAAATGTGtctgacattttacacaatGCTGTGTAGCctgcaaaaataacacaaagtgaaattggcaaacatcataaaaaaatgttatcccTCTCTCAACTTAGATCAGTCTCTGAAGAATGTGTGAAGTGCGGACATTCTCACCACACATTCTTCATTTATTGTGTGGGAAAAATGCGGGCTTGGTTTCAGTGGTACACTTtgtttatgcatctggccccttGTGTGCAACGGCTATTGTGCCCGACAATCACTTGGTATCTCACATAATCACGTTTGCTGAGAACATTAATGATTTTACAACCTCAAGACTTCTCTTTGAATAGCACCCTTAGatcactttagttttatttttggcagtgGTAAGGCTTCAGCAGCAGGAAGCAATCAGTATCATGTTACCTTGCAAAGCTGGTCCACACAGTGAGGGGTACAGATCTGAATGTGGGGGTCTGGTATCACATTGGCACTGAATATTAGCAGATACTAGACAGAGTTGCTGTATTAGGAGAGAAAAAGGTGCATCCCTAACACACACAGTGCCAGTATAACATAAGTGTGCAGTTCCGAGTATTCTGCAAAATGCATCATTGTGAGAACTAAAAGtctgttttgtttcctctttcaGTCTCAGGAGAACAAGACTTTCCTGTCCATGATCAACAATGTACTGACTACAGATGGCTTCTACTTCTGCACTGACTACGATCTTACACACAGTCTGCAGCGGCTGGCCAACACCAGCCCAGACTTCCAAGAGATGAGCCTGCTGGAGAGGGTGAGACAGCCAATAACTTGCCTTTCACAACTTCACACTCCAAActctatctttatttttttttctttcaaaatgctaaaataGACATAATAGACTGAAACAGAAATGGGTTTATGGTTGTTCTCAGTCATCTGTGTATCACCCCTGTGTTTGTGGCATGTATGCATGTCCTTGTGCACATCCTGTTTGGGCACAGAGGTCCACACATCAGAGCTGCAACGTTTGATAAATAACACATGCAGAAAGGatttaaattgctgttttcaTTCTCAGTTCTTATCATTTTGACATTGGTGATATTGCTTTGGTACTGGCTAAAACATCTTCAGCGGGTTGGGCTGGGCTGGGCTGGGCTGGGCTGGTCTAAAAATTTTCAAACCGGATCGGACTTGCTTACCAAACTTCTTCATAAAAGAATGAGAACTGTCATCTCCTCTCATCAACCCAAAAGGTAAACGAACACAGTATGTGTGGCTCTCTCCCCTCCGCTGACATTTTATCTCTCTCATGTTGCAGGCACTGGCTGCCTTGTCTCAGCAGTAAATTAAATTCTGCGGCTGACCTGTGTGACACTAGTGGCTCCGTTAGTCCGTTTATAATGTTTATTACATGATATTTGTATTACCACGTACACCACTGTACATTGTAAGCTGCTGCTAATTggccttctctgtctgtctgtagaCTATTACACTGGtcagtttttatatatatatatatatatatatatatatatatatatatatatatatatatatgtgtgtatatatatgagTCCACTTGGGCTGtacatatacagtactgtgcaaaaatcttaggccaccatagattttttgttttagaaaagtaaCGAGgacataatatatacatttattgctTAGTCTCTTTATGAAGATACATAGAATACAGAGAGCatgtacaatgttttaaaacactaaaaaagacaaaacaaaatggcttcttctgACTGCAGTCAATATTTACTGTCAAACATGGAATCAtgcaaccataacaaaaggtatctcaaacaatcaatattgagctttggacatgtcttgaatactacctggtgtaaatacacagaAGATTAGTATTGTACATCTCATATTGCCTGCCTAAgcgagttcaagacatgctaagtggaaatggaggtcacagtaaatatttgcaacttaAGCCTGATGAGGttgttttattcttaaatagttgcatttttaatactgtatactggttgtgttttagtaaagagactggTCATTATtaccttgctaaaataaagttcgaagtggcctaagacttttgcacagtactgtatgtgaaaaaaacagaatcaatatGGCCTGCACTCTCACAGCACTCTTTTGATGTCAGTCCCCAAGGTTCGCacagaacttggcaaaaaagctTTTGAATTTGGAATAACTTACAGAAGGTCTGCTGATCAATATGGGggaatttaagtcacttttaaaaggtTGAGAAAATAGCACTATTGGTCAGCGTGACTGGTACTCCAATGATAACTAAAAAATTGATGATTGCggttttcacattttaactggAGATTGTGCTCACTTTTTGTATGGTGTAatagttgtatttgtttgatAGTTGAATTATCCgcctgtatttatttttgtaacctTGTTTTAAGCTGCCCTCTTAGCCAGGTTACTCTTGGAAAAGACATTTCAAATCTCAACAagtcttttacctggttaaataaaggataaatatatatattaaggtAGTACACCGGAACAGACGGGCAAAACCAGAAATCGACCCTACTCTGGGGGACACCAAAAATTCCTTGTTCCAGGTTAAACTCCTGGTATCCAAAGCCTGGtctgtcctcttcctctgtgccataaagctccattgttgtcagtaactaataaaaacatgtcattagCCACACGGTTGTATGAACATACCCACTGAACTTTATTTTGACTCAGTCCGACATACACTGTCCTGCTGCCAAATGGGGATTAGTCCatcactgaaaataattttcagtagTCCTCCTGTTAGAGTAATGTttgatgaaaacagaaatgattttttaaaggtgtATTTTAATCATAGTTACTTAATCACTAGCAAATGATGAcaatgaaaattattattatgaagtGGTATGTGTTTGATTGTGTTGCTGCTGAATAATGTGCTTACATCATGTTGCTTGTGGTTTCCAGGCAGATCAGAGGTTTGTGTGGAATGGGAACCTGTTGAGAGAACTGTCTGCGCAGCCAGAGGTAACACCTGTGGGCCTTTTAGTTTTGATTGAATGTTGTTGtactgattttatttcattagaaTAACTGTCATTATTTCTCCATAGCTTCATAAGTTTGCACTTCCTGTTGTCCATGGATGTATCCTTTTCACTGGGTGTCTAACATTTCCTAATGACGCAGGGGACATCTTACCTAAAACACTCTGTAGATCAGATCCATTCCTGAGCACAACCTTTTCTTAACCCTCTTGGTCCAGTCATTGTCATGAAGCCATGTCGGATCAATGGAAAGATCTTTGAGTGGATCCTCATCTCCCGGAGAAGCTGCTTCCGGGCTGGCGTCAGATACTACGTTCGAGGTAAAAAAACTGGAGCTTGATCCTGAAGCACTGTCTTTGTTGAAGTGCACAAAGTATTGTACACTTGCATACTGGCAAGTGGAGAGCAAAGTAGCTGATAGCAAATACATTTCCATAAACAGTATGAAGGTACAGAAGGTACAACAGAAGGTAATGCTGTCTGCCTCTCTAATTTACAAACTTTCTAACACGATTGACTGCACACTGATGTTTTCTGTTCTGCTGTCTCCACAGGCATAGACTCTGAAGGCCATGCTGCTAACTTTGTGGAGACGGAGCAGATAGTTTTGTATGAAGGAGCAAAGGCTTCATTTATACAGGCAAGTATAAGGGCCAATTGTAcagttaaaaagtttttattatgGCTCAGCTTTTCAATGTCTTCTCTGCAGCTTTAAGCTCAGATAGTAAAACTTTCAAGAAGAAGATTTCAGAAATAActcaaataaaagacaaatcttttttttcatcctcagaCACGAGGTTCCATGCCCTTTTACTGGAGTCAGAGGCCCAACCTCAAATACAAACCCAAACCTATCATCAGCAAAACCACCAATCACGTAAGAGCACAGcttttcatgtttctgtttgcttttcaaATGGTGATTGGTGTGAAACTCTGTTGCTAACCACCTGGAAACTCTGTATAGATGGATGGTTTCCAGAGGCATTTCGACTCTCAGCTCCTCATCTATGGGAAGCAAACTATTCTTAACCTGGTAAGGaccctctctctgctctttcatTATTTGTGTTAAAGGTCCACTGcataggatttagggagatatattggcagaaatggaataaaatacatatgttttctttagtgtgtaataacctgaaaataagagtggTTGTGTTTTCCTTACCAACAATTAATTACTGAACAATTAATATCTATATAGGAAAGGGATTCTTGATTATGTTGATCACCATGTTGCCAATCTCCCTGAGTCTCACACACTCTACCTTTCAAAGGAACTTTAAGCAAATAATTATCAGGCCAAGTtatgtttccttgtttttttcaggtgaatCAGAAGGGCTCAGAGAAGCCACTGGAACAGGTCTTTGCCAAGATGGTTTCTGGCATGAACAATGGTATGCTCAAGTAAGTGTCACTTAATGGCTTCTACAATCTTTATGTTCACAGAGTACATgcacttaaagaagtatttcactgctggaaaaatggccttttaataaaacCAGACTGTTTCTGCATCATATCCTATGACTGTCCTATCACTGGATATATGCAagcaaatattaaatgtttagTGGTCGAAACACACTTATGTGGCAGTTtcagttttagttgttttttggatggaattattttGAACACATTGTTATGACTAATTCTATCTTCTTTTATCCATTTGCACCACTGTTACTCTCCCTGTCTTTTTGTCATGCACATGCTCAGCTAAAAAATTAGAAACCCAGTGTCTTGTAAACATGGCAGAGAAATCTGCTTCCTCCAGAGGAAATCCACCCAAGAAATCAGGTTTCTCTAATCCTGTAGCCTGGTTACAGAAGCCAGGTTTGAAGAATCCACAAACTGGAGAAAGCTGGCTGTAACCCACTCACTCTAGTGCCTGTTAAACCACTGACTATGTTGCTGTCCAGTAATACAGTCTTACTGTTGGTAGACATTTTCATTTACATAAATACAGCTGTCCATTTCTGCCTGatcaaaacaaatcatcaaTCTGCCTTCTCGCATTGTGATCACAGCACTGTGACCCTGTGCGTTTGTCTCTTCTGTCCTCAGTTACATTGCCTTTGACTTTCACAAAGAGTGCAGCCACATGAGATGGGACCGTCTCCAGATCTTAGTGGATGCTGTCACTGAGACACAAGATGAATACAGGTACCATAAGCAGCAGATGTTCTGGGCTCCTATCTGCTGTtgaatacatatatattcagatgtctctctgtgtgtagTTACTTCATGGTGAACTCAGAGGGGAAGACGGTGGCCCAGCAGAGAGGAGTCTTCCGCAGTAACTGCATGGACTGTCTGGACAGGACCAATGTCATCCAGAGCCTGCTGGCCCGACGCTCCCTGCAGTCTCAGCTCCAGGTATTTTAACCCCAATACTGCTTAGCCTCTTAAAGTTCGTGTgaagtgaattcagagatttgtttcaaaacacattacaaatgttggaaactgactgttgaaaacatgttagaaAGACCCTTTTCTATATAGTGctgaattgtggagttagacggttgactgttttttcaccattttccttttttaagattttttgggcaggcctaaaaccatagcttgatgacacactggagctatactcagcatTATCCCGcccctgacaatgtagcagtatGAAAATGAGAAGCATTATTAGCATAGTCCAGTGATTGGGCGTGGCCTCTGCTCCTTCAGCGGACACGCCCCCAGCGTTCCATATCAGAGAatactgtgctttttttcatgatgttgagaccttttaaaaacttggctggtttaataacacatctttctgtgaagtgacaaactcagaacacattttaattatcacgtTGCACGGACTTTAAGTCCTATTCACACAGGACTATTATAACTTGGGGACATCATGTAATTTAGATATTACCCCCCCACGCCTGTGTTTCATGCAGCACATTTGCACAGAATAAGCGatgtctgttttatttgatttaactgACAACTCAGTACGTCCACATGCACAATTTAGTCAAGCTATGGTTAcagctcgattaggccatttaattggactaatGTCCTTGTCTCAGTATACAATCAGcaggggagaatccatttattgatgaagtATGTCCGACGACTCCACTGCAGGTGGAGATAAGCTCCCTTTcagcttaatttaaaaatcctatattatttatacagtctatgatatagaccCAATCACAATCActgctgtttatgtgtttaataCATTTAGAGTAAATATCACTGCATCACAGACTAAATCCAGTTTAGACATTTTAGTTGGTTTAAAGTTTGATATCCAACAGACATTCCCTCTAAACCCAGCAGTATCGTCTTGCACAGTTTCACCTGATGTTGGCTGTATGTTAGCTCACCTCCCAGTCAGACTGACTCAGGGATCattaacagtgaaaataatGAGGTTGTGGTCTTTGACCACCATATCAGTCATCCTTCAGGTGGCTGAAcactttcatttatattttcatttttgtaatggTTGTGCTAAGGATTAGAAGTCAGGAAAGTTGGGGAAATAGCTGTAACTAGCCCTGtttatgtagaaaaataaataaaagtaaatgtctTTGGTGTGCATTGTTAACTCAAAACAGGCCCCTCCTCAAAAATTATTGTGCGTGTGCCCAACTTCCATCAGGTCTCATGCCAAGCTTTTCTGTGTACTTTTCAGCAAAGTTTTTTAATATTAAGCGTAACAATGTTGGAACAGCTGCCACCACTGTTATGAGTGTCAATAAGATGTCAGCACAGGTCCCGTTAACTAAATTAAAACCCTAACTGGCTTTGGAAGATTAATCAGCCACCATATAATGGTTTATTAAGTATCATTATTGGCAGAACTGGCTCTGATGGTGGCTAATTGCTGCACAGCCTCCACCACCCAGGCAGGCACGGACATCACCAACCAGAGCTGAAGAGGGGAGAGTTGTGTTACtgtgtcaaagtgtgtttttcttcattttgacatgtatttacatttttgggctCGACCACAATAAGGTGAAGTCCATAACTGAGTGAATGCTGCCTTgtcctgtttaaaaaacagccttCT from Plectropomus leopardus isolate mb chromosome 18, YSFRI_Pleo_2.0, whole genome shotgun sequence includes:
- the sacm1la gene encoding phosphatidylinositol-3-phosphatase SAC1-A, which encodes MATAYERYNLHTTPEKFFIEACDEGADAVLAIDRVSNEMTLTGKKDVPPSAVTRPICGIMGTIRLVAGMYLIVITRKRNVGSLLGHAVWKAVDFDIISYKKTVLHLSEIQSQENKTFLSMINNVLTTDGFYFCTDYDLTHSLQRLANTSPDFQEMSLLERADQRFVWNGNLLRELSAQPELHKFALPVVHGFIVMKPCRINGKIFEWILISRRSCFRAGVRYYVRGIDSEGHAANFVETEQIVLYEGAKASFIQTRGSMPFYWSQRPNLKYKPKPIISKTTNHMDGFQRHFDSQLLIYGKQTILNLVNQKGSEKPLEQVFAKMVSGMNNGMLNYIAFDFHKECSHMRWDRLQILVDAVTETQDEYSYFMVNSEGKTVAQQRGVFRSNCMDCLDRTNVIQSLLARRSLQSQLQRMGVLNVGQRIEEQAEFEKIYKNAWADNANACAVQYAGTGALKTDFTRTGKRTRWGLLMDGWNSMIRYYKNNFSDGFRQDSIDLFLGNFAVDDSDGPTPLRVQKDWKFLTLPIIMLVAFSMCIVCLLMAGDTWTETLAYVMFWGAASAITATIILFNGQDFVDAPKLVHKEKLD